DNA sequence from the Candidatus Krumholzibacteriia bacterium genome:
AGCCCCCGCCCCTGCAGATGCTAACCTGCCGGCGGGAGGGGATCTCCTCTTGCCCCACACCGACGGCAGGCTCGATTTCGGCGTGCTGCTCCCCCACGTGCACGTCTTCGGCGGCGTGCGGCGCTTCCTCGAGATCGGCAATGTCCTGGTGGCGCGCGGGCATCGCTATGTCCTCTACCACCCCGAGGGCGCCCCGCCCACCTGGATGGAGTACCGCGGCGAGGTCCAGCCGCTGAGCGCGCTCGCTGCCCAGCGTCACGCCGTGCTGCTCACGGCGTCCCCGGAGCTCATCGAGCCCTTCGCGGCGGCGACCGCTCGCCTCAAGTTGTTCTACTGCGTACACAAGAATCTTCCGGGGGGCGCGATCGCCCGCCATCGGGGCTGGACCTTGCTGGCGAATTCCAGCGGCCTCGGCCAGCGCCTGTGGCGGCGCTATCGCGTGCACGCCGAGCCCGCCATCGGCGGCGTCGACATCCATCGCTTCCAGCCGCGGCAGACGCCGCGCGCCGCTCCCGAACCGTTCCGCGTCCTCGTCTTCGGCCGCTGGGCGCGAGCCGGCAAGGGCGCCGGCCTGGCCGTGCGCGCCGTCGAAGGCCTGGCGACGGCGCTACGGCACCGGGCTCCGGCATGGGCCGGCACCCTGGCGCATCCGGTGCAGCTCGTGCTCTTCGATCATGCGGTGCCGGGAGGCGCGGAGAACCCAGCGTCGCAGCTGCAATGCACCGTTCCCCACGAATTCCA
Encoded proteins:
- a CDS encoding glycosyltransferase family 4 protein yields the protein MPHTDGRLDFGVLLPHVHVFGGVRRFLEIGNVLVARGHRYVLYHPEGAPPTWMEYRGEVQPLSALAAQRHAVLLTASPELIEPFAAATARLKLFYCVHKNLPGGAIARHRGWTLLANSSGLGQRLWRRYRVHAEPAIGGVDIHRFQPRQTPRAAPEPFRVLVFGRWARAGKGAGLAVRAVEGLATALRHRAPAWAGTLAHPVQLVLFDHAVPGGAENPASQLQCTVPHEFHWNRAQDELARLYASCDLFLSAERRAGWNNTVAEAMASGVPVVCTRAGTEDLAAHGETALVVRLRHPFFFRRALLALCRDQALRERLARQGRAQAERYSWDHVADRIEAVSRARLASAGA